The proteins below are encoded in one region of Deltaproteobacteria bacterium:
- a CDS encoding tetratricopeptide repeat protein encodes MNPRLIWLSGIAVFLGLLLTLIWHQDPDFWRSAHALFQSAQQAAQRGELQPALKYAQKAYKRQPANTGYGTFLGWLYLKAGQPQEALEVFRQVCSQQATATDALKGQAEALKQLGKHAAALNLLDTYLTNYPEDTSTLQFAANFVGRYQSYRPQALNYYRRLYQLNPHDPLIRRQLLDLLVELNHYEEAIPIQEAEVAEFPNNPQALHQLALLHYWNRDYQAAVPIYQRLLEIEADNQALRLEAAQVADAAQEVDQAITHYLRLYAQERGKTEYALALARLWSQKGNHAEAAAVLAPLMRGQPEPKLLRWRALELLLAGDHAQALKAYKAAWDGGDTHQETIVNLARLYAEQRQFAKAAAMWEEAERRQLIRGEQRWEAALTYSYAHRYREAVKILGPVDRQKNPQRLLFLGQMHFYQKHWDKAAQYYEAYLERHPQDVAVRVQLAEVLSYDSDTLDKSAQQYQEALKLKDDPQLRLRRAGVLLQQAQSWGAERDKHKREIAQQKWAEAEAELERCSPNPSEPELLREQARLYLWSGNLDNALAQYERYLAQVPNDRQAQIEKARVLIYLQRGPEAMEVLRRVPSKPPPEVAGEGKEKSNPELFDQSKLLWDRELQTAFIEAALANKDWGEANRLALRLYSSQFPNRHRLANDWAEARRWSQEAQHRGKLSLEERTWVARALCHHPDLETTPAVSREAVDLLIDNLYTKGITRSRHYHATLLMLAYLMPRLTHYDDLRALIYRIPRIRVGSPEYIASLCFFTSKLGRHGGRLDYLQNVLKERRRRHRPRNPADLVYLANLAIDLGDPRSAEYYYRQALKLRPQDQRLAALRMQNLMAMQDFGKVLKVLESQPQRPETRLEMAQVYLYRRQYEGAIAMLSDFPASHSDRPRALLMLAQAYRSQGNYQQALQTLELLETQDYRKIKNPAVASLAQGGDHSTSLFNKTGSPVKSTSGKGGGQGISQAQLLMEKAQTLEAMADQGAARAAYQQIIHGVPDSQVVRVAQARLARLNGNWSAAYKKFAAALQQAPQDRQLLNELEDIRQRMRPQIASRGFSFARGQRRPEEAMRPAQFSRFDREPRVSGRFYWWPPMLQRWSWRPEGLGLSNYLPGFLVDMGLPVVPQLLWFEDSNKIYGGMTRLSGSFWISKVLPLELAAEYREYNQNIDRVRPGDVGPGVILTPDELRQVAEKNCRWRRAEVSLGLGPLPVGERVQISGEIIARRYWKRIDRTMVRKEFIGPGVSVNKFYEITEKDHRDRLFGSLEVNFPVGASIDFNIKYSRRDLFDQEAHVYPRLYQSVLDLQQFQLTTLHQAEISHDYRFRPGWAWRGNLGAAQFSDHNQRLTLYQGLSWQAVHQPRMHLELTPHLYVAAYRRGKEAYFSPGTYRAFGLGLDFDRQIFRLPTLILQGTGQAVGQHSEWGPALQGLAALEWEFLQNFYTNVHVFYFKEWVDNYRLLNVGFALGCRF; translated from the coding sequence TTGAATCCTAGACTCATCTGGCTGTCAGGCATCGCCGTTTTCTTGGGCCTGTTGTTGACGTTGATTTGGCATCAGGATCCAGATTTCTGGCGCTCGGCGCATGCCTTATTTCAATCAGCGCAGCAAGCCGCTCAGCGGGGGGAACTGCAACCAGCCCTCAAGTACGCTCAAAAAGCCTATAAACGGCAGCCGGCCAACACCGGCTATGGAACCTTTTTGGGCTGGCTTTATCTAAAAGCCGGCCAGCCCCAAGAGGCCTTGGAGGTCTTTCGCCAAGTCTGCTCTCAGCAGGCCACTGCTACTGATGCTCTCAAGGGACAGGCCGAGGCCTTGAAACAACTGGGTAAGCATGCGGCGGCCCTGAACCTGTTGGATACTTACCTCACCAATTATCCCGAAGATACCAGTACCTTACAATTTGCGGCCAATTTCGTCGGTCGCTACCAGTCTTACCGCCCCCAGGCCCTGAATTATTACCGCCGCCTGTACCAGCTCAATCCGCATGATCCTTTGATACGGCGGCAATTGTTGGATCTGCTGGTGGAGCTGAACCATTATGAGGAAGCCATTCCCATTCAAGAGGCCGAAGTAGCAGAGTTCCCCAATAATCCCCAGGCCTTGCATCAGCTGGCCTTGCTCCATTATTGGAACCGGGACTATCAGGCCGCGGTGCCGATCTATCAGCGGTTACTGGAAATCGAAGCGGACAACCAGGCACTGCGTTTGGAAGCGGCTCAGGTGGCTGACGCCGCCCAGGAGGTGGACCAGGCCATCACCCATTATCTGCGGTTATATGCTCAGGAACGCGGCAAAACCGAATATGCCCTGGCCTTGGCCCGACTCTGGTCGCAAAAAGGCAACCATGCCGAAGCCGCCGCGGTGTTGGCTCCCTTGATGCGGGGCCAACCGGAGCCTAAACTGCTCCGCTGGCGTGCCTTGGAGCTGTTGCTGGCCGGGGATCATGCCCAAGCCCTGAAGGCCTATAAAGCCGCCTGGGATGGCGGCGATACGCACCAGGAGACCATTGTTAATCTGGCCCGGCTTTATGCCGAACAGCGGCAGTTTGCCAAAGCTGCGGCCATGTGGGAGGAGGCCGAACGCCGCCAGCTGATTCGAGGAGAGCAGCGCTGGGAGGCGGCCCTGACTTATTCCTATGCTCATCGCTATCGGGAGGCGGTCAAGATTCTTGGTCCGGTGGATCGCCAAAAAAATCCCCAACGACTGTTATTTCTGGGACAGATGCATTTCTATCAGAAACACTGGGATAAGGCAGCTCAATATTATGAAGCTTACCTAGAGAGGCATCCACAGGATGTGGCGGTTCGGGTGCAACTGGCGGAGGTTCTGTCATACGATTCTGACACCCTGGATAAATCTGCCCAGCAATACCAGGAGGCCTTGAAACTCAAAGATGACCCCCAGCTGCGATTGAGGCGGGCCGGGGTTCTGTTGCAGCAGGCGCAGAGCTGGGGCGCTGAGCGGGATAAGCACAAACGAGAGATCGCCCAGCAAAAATGGGCTGAAGCTGAAGCTGAACTGGAGCGCTGTTCCCCTAATCCGTCGGAACCGGAACTGCTCCGGGAACAGGCCCGGCTTTATCTCTGGTCGGGGAATCTGGATAATGCTTTAGCCCAATACGAACGGTATCTGGCTCAGGTGCCCAACGACCGTCAGGCGCAGATAGAGAAGGCCCGGGTGCTGATCTATCTCCAACGCGGCCCAGAGGCCATGGAAGTGCTACGCCGCGTTCCATCAAAGCCTCCTCCTGAGGTCGCAGGGGAAGGGAAGGAAAAATCAAACCCGGAATTGTTTGATCAATCAAAGTTATTGTGGGATCGAGAGCTGCAAACCGCCTTTATCGAGGCTGCCCTGGCCAACAAGGACTGGGGTGAGGCCAACCGCCTGGCCTTGCGCCTTTATAGCTCCCAATTCCCTAATCGGCACCGGCTGGCCAATGACTGGGCCGAGGCCCGGCGCTGGTCGCAGGAGGCCCAGCATCGGGGCAAACTCAGCCTGGAAGAACGCACTTGGGTGGCGCGGGCCTTGTGTCACCATCCTGATCTGGAGACCACCCCTGCCGTTAGCCGAGAGGCGGTGGATCTGTTGATTGATAATCTCTATACCAAGGGCATCACCCGCAGCCGCCATTACCATGCGACACTGTTGATGCTAGCCTACCTAATGCCCCGCCTCACCCACTATGATGACCTTCGCGCCCTAATTTATCGTATCCCTCGTATTCGGGTCGGGTCTCCGGAATATATCGCCTCGCTCTGTTTTTTCACCAGCAAACTGGGCCGTCACGGAGGCAGACTCGATTATTTGCAGAATGTCCTGAAAGAACGGCGTCGCCGACATCGGCCTCGCAATCCAGCCGACCTGGTCTATCTGGCCAATCTGGCTATAGATTTAGGGGATCCCCGCAGTGCAGAATATTATTATCGCCAGGCCCTGAAGCTGCGCCCCCAGGATCAGCGCCTGGCCGCCCTGCGGATGCAGAACCTGATGGCCATGCAGGATTTTGGCAAGGTTTTGAAGGTCCTGGAATCTCAACCACAGAGACCCGAAACCAGGCTGGAGATGGCGCAGGTCTATCTTTACCGCCGCCAGTACGAGGGGGCTATCGCTATGCTCAGTGATTTTCCCGCCTCGCATTCGGATCGGCCCAGGGCCCTGCTCATGCTGGCCCAAGCCTATCGAAGTCAGGGGAATTATCAGCAGGCTCTCCAAACCCTGGAGCTGTTAGAAACCCAAGACTACCGGAAAATTAAAAATCCCGCCGTAGCTAGCCTGGCCCAAGGCGGGGATCATAGTACGTCTCTTTTTAATAAAACGGGCTCGCCGGTCAAGTCCACCTCTGGTAAGGGGGGTGGCCAAGGGATTTCTCAAGCCCAGCTATTAATGGAAAAGGCTCAGACGCTGGAGGCGATGGCTGACCAGGGGGCGGCTCGGGCCGCTTACCAACAGATCATCCATGGCGTCCCCGATTCCCAGGTAGTTCGGGTGGCCCAGGCCCGGCTGGCCCGCCTTAATGGCAACTGGTCCGCAGCCTATAAAAAATTCGCGGCGGCCTTGCAGCAAGCACCCCAGGATCGTCAGCTTTTAAACGAGCTGGAAGATATCCGGCAGCGGATGCGGCCCCAGATCGCCTCCCGGGGTTTTTCTTTTGCCCGAGGCCAACGTCGCCCCGAAGAGGCCATGCGGCCTGCACAATTTTCCCGTTTTGACCGGGAGCCCAGAGTTTCTGGCCGATTTTACTGGTGGCCGCCGATGCTCCAGCGCTGGAGCTGGCGGCCAGAAGGCTTGGGCCTGAGCAATTACCTGCCCGGCTTTCTGGTAGATATGGGTCTGCCGGTGGTGCCCCAATTATTGTGGTTCGAGGACAGCAACAAAATTTATGGTGGAATGACCCGGCTTTCTGGAAGCTTTTGGATTTCCAAGGTGCTGCCCCTGGAATTGGCCGCCGAATATCGAGAGTACAATCAAAATATTGACCGGGTTCGTCCCGGCGATGTGGGGCCGGGGGTCATCTTGACGCCAGACGAGCTCCGCCAAGTGGCCGAAAAGAACTGCCGCTGGCGGCGGGCTGAAGTCTCTTTGGGCCTCGGTCCACTGCCAGTGGGAGAGCGGGTTCAGATCAGCGGTGAAATCATCGCCAGGCGCTATTGGAAGCGGATAGACCGGACCATGGTGCGCAAGGAATTTATCGGCCCGGGGGTAAGCGTCAACAAGTTTTATGAAATAACCGAAAAAGATCATCGTGACCGCCTGTTCGGTTCTTTGGAGGTAAACTTTCCGGTCGGAGCAAGCATCGATTTTAATATCAAATATTCCCGGCGAGACCTGTTCGACCAGGAGGCTCATGTCTATCCGCGGCTTTACCAATCTGTCCTCGATTTGCAGCAGTTCCAGCTTACTACCCTGCACCAGGCGGAAATATCGCATGATTACCGCTTCCGTCCGGGTTGGGCCTGGCGGGGCAATCTGGGTGCTGCCCAGTTCTCCGACCATAACCAGCGTCTGACCCTGTATCAAGGGCTTTCCTGGCAGGCGGTCCACCAGCCGCGCATGCATTTAGAACTTACCCCCCATCTGTACGTGGCAGCTTATCGCCGGGGTAAAGAAGCCTATTTCAGTCCCGGCACCTATCGGGCTTTTGGTCTGGGGCTGGATTTTGACCGTCAGATTTTCCGCCTGCCGACTTTGATCCTGCAGGGAACCGGGCAGGCAGTCGGTCAGCACTCGGAGTGGGGCCCCGCCTTACAAGGTCTGGCTGCTTTGGAATGGGAATTCCTCCAGAACTTTTATACCAATGTCCACGTCTTTTATTTTAAGGAATGGGTAGACAATTATCGCCTGTTAAACGTCGGTTTTGCCCTTGGTTGCCGTTTTTGA
- a CDS encoding glycosyltransferase, which produces MEGNSIEISWADWRQNLAYQRYLAIKDRSRRLRAQFFSVLTLVSGCVYLCWLAGQTYWSGQLHAYIFLAAESLAYFLLFLLGFNIWRLCFHRPEGLKAPGSYSVDVFITCCGEPLPVIQTTLAAVKNLDYESYQVYVLDDSGLPALATLAQALGFHYHSRLLEGWPITDSKSGNLNFGLSLSKGEIILVLDADQVPRPDIISRMIGFFTLPRVAYVQSQQSFFLPEDDPFFNRDEIFYEIIQVSNDQANAVISCGSGVLYRRQALEELGGFATWNIVEDLTTAYELVSRGWKGIYFPYILSRGLAPETLRGVYRQRFQWCLDAMRVFFWDNPLIKKGLNLTQRLHFLIIMVTYLISGLVLPIFYAIPLYCYYKGISFLQGQEWAFLLIRGGYLLLTILSFRYLFFKKAALKQFKILCGLFPVYALGILAALWYLPGRKPLYRPNNVTPGTASGSAICILPHLGIIFLHLALPFISIYYGWAPLRLIATNALFSAFTIWVLGEMVILGLRKPQWSPSMDPRLVYGFES; this is translated from the coding sequence ATGGAAGGCAACTCGATTGAGATTTCTTGGGCTGACTGGCGTCAAAACTTGGCTTATCAGCGTTACCTCGCCATTAAAGACCGTTCCCGAAGATTGCGGGCCCAATTCTTTTCGGTGCTTACCTTGGTCAGCGGCTGTGTTTACCTGTGCTGGCTGGCCGGGCAAACCTACTGGAGCGGACAACTTCATGCATATATCTTCCTAGCCGCAGAGAGCCTGGCCTATTTCTTATTATTTCTTTTGGGCTTCAATATCTGGCGGCTTTGCTTCCATCGCCCCGAAGGTCTGAAAGCGCCGGGGAGCTATTCGGTCGATGTCTTTATTACCTGTTGTGGCGAACCTCTGCCGGTCATTCAGACCACTCTGGCCGCGGTTAAAAATCTCGACTATGAGTCCTACCAGGTTTATGTTCTGGATGACAGTGGCCTTCCCGCCCTAGCTACCCTGGCCCAAGCTCTGGGTTTCCATTATCATTCACGCCTACTGGAGGGCTGGCCGATAACCGATAGTAAGAGCGGTAATCTTAATTTCGGCCTCAGCCTCAGTAAGGGAGAGATCATCCTGGTCCTCGATGCTGATCAGGTGCCTAGGCCTGATATCATCAGCCGTATGATTGGATTTTTTACCCTCCCCCGGGTGGCTTATGTCCAAAGTCAGCAAAGTTTCTTTCTGCCCGAGGATGATCCCTTCTTCAATCGGGATGAAATCTTTTATGAAATCATCCAAGTGAGCAACGATCAGGCTAACGCCGTGATCTCCTGTGGCTCTGGAGTCCTTTATCGCCGCCAGGCCCTGGAAGAGCTGGGCGGCTTTGCAACCTGGAACATAGTAGAAGATTTGACCACTGCTTATGAATTAGTAAGCCGCGGTTGGAAGGGCATCTACTTTCCCTATATTCTTTCCCGAGGTCTGGCTCCCGAGACCTTGAGAGGGGTATATCGGCAGCGCTTCCAGTGGTGTCTGGATGCCATGCGGGTCTTTTTCTGGGACAACCCTTTAATCAAAAAAGGTCTCAATCTGACCCAACGCCTCCATTTCCTCATCATCATGGTCACTTATCTAATCAGCGGTTTGGTATTGCCGATTTTTTATGCCATCCCCCTTTATTGCTATTACAAGGGTATTTCTTTTCTCCAGGGACAGGAGTGGGCTTTTCTCCTGATTCGAGGGGGATATCTCCTGCTAACCATCTTGAGCTTCCGTTATCTGTTTTTTAAAAAGGCGGCCTTAAAACAGTTTAAAATTCTCTGCGGACTTTTCCCCGTTTATGCCTTGGGCATCCTGGCGGCGCTATGGTATCTACCGGGACGCAAGCCGCTTTATCGACCCAATAATGTTACCCCCGGCACTGCGTCTGGCAGTGCCATATGTATCTTACCTCATCTGGGGATAATTTTCTTACACCTGGCTTTGCCATTTATCTCCATTTATTATGGCTGGGCTCCACTGCGGTTGATCGCCACGAACGCTCTTTTCTCAGCCTTTACCATCTGGGTCCTGGGGGAGATGGTAATCCTGGGACTTCGGAAACCCCAGTGGAGTCCCAGCATGGATCCACGGTTGGTGTATGGGTTTGAATCCTAG
- a CDS encoding NAD-dependent epimerase/dehydratase family protein: MSEWLPLIKDHTYLVTGSAGFIGYHVSHYLLSQGAQVIGLDNYNDYYSPILKQDRDRQLRRFPQFNSIKADLTDLTTLDQLFRAYQPQKICHMAAQAGVRYSLINPFAYQKANLEGFLNLLELCKRYTVERLVYASSSSVYGGQTDLPYREEQRVDTPISLYAATKKANELMAHVYSHLYSLPTVGLRFFTVYGPWGRPDMAMWLFTEAMLAGRPIKVFNYGHMRRDFTYIDDIVQGVVAALLVPDLELYEIFNLGNHQAEELQRVITLLENELKIKAIQELLPIQPGDVPATFAEIRRAQAKLAFQPATAIETGIPRFVQWYLTYHNLSQRQ, translated from the coding sequence ATGTCCGAGTGGCTTCCGCTAATCAAAGATCATACTTATCTGGTCACCGGCAGTGCCGGGTTTATCGGCTATCATGTCAGTCACTATCTTCTGAGCCAGGGGGCACAGGTGATCGGCCTGGACAATTATAACGATTACTACTCTCCCATCTTAAAGCAAGATCGGGATCGACAGTTGCGTCGGTTCCCGCAATTTAACTCAATAAAGGCTGATCTCACTGATCTGACCACCCTGGACCAACTCTTTCGAGCTTACCAACCGCAGAAAATCTGCCATATGGCCGCGCAGGCCGGGGTCCGCTATTCCCTGATCAACCCCTTTGCTTATCAAAAGGCTAATCTGGAGGGTTTCCTCAACCTATTGGAACTTTGCAAACGTTACACAGTTGAGCGCTTAGTCTATGCCTCCAGTTCTAGTGTCTATGGTGGTCAAACCGATCTCCCGTACCGTGAAGAGCAGCGGGTTGATACGCCTATCAGTCTGTACGCGGCCACCAAAAAAGCCAACGAACTGATGGCCCATGTCTATTCCCATCTTTATAGCCTGCCTACCGTGGGTTTGCGGTTCTTTACGGTATATGGTCCCTGGGGCCGGCCGGATATGGCCATGTGGCTTTTCACCGAGGCGATGTTGGCCGGCAGACCCATTAAAGTCTTCAACTACGGGCATATGCGCCGCGATTTTACTTATATCGACGATATCGTCCAGGGAGTTGTGGCGGCTCTGCTGGTCCCCGACCTGGAGTTGTACGAAATCTTTAACCTGGGTAACCATCAGGCTGAAGAACTCCAGCGGGTTATCACCTTGTTGGAAAATGAACTAAAAATCAAGGCCATCCAGGAACTCCTGCCTATTCAACCCGGTGATGTCCCGGCTACTTTTGCCGAGATCCGCCGGGCCCAAGCCAAACTGGCATTTCAACCTGCCACCGCCATCGAAACCGGGATTCCTCGGTTTGTCCAATGGTATCTGACCTATCATAACTTATCCCAACGTCAATAA
- a CDS encoding glycosyltransferase family 4 protein, whose product MHIAQIAPPWIPVPPPTYGGTELMVALLSRGLLGCGQEVQLFCSGDSLFPLPHHGPYPEAFWPPDKFSENLHLSYSWAHLRSEPPQVIHSHLENAAGFWAAGPPPAPLAITLHTPLTPVKQDYLLHFPQVHLVAVSNFQYRQLLGHPRRHLIPHGLDVGDYPFEAQKQDFLLFLGRIYPDKGLHTAIRLTQEIGVRLVIAGPVFGPDQPYFDQEIRPRVDGEQIIYLGPANFTQKVALLGQARGLVLPLEVDEAFGLVLLEAMACGTPVLAYDRGAVSEVVAHGETGFVVRTYGELRDGCRRLAELDPFRCREHVSQKFSLEQMVEAYLSLYEQMQ is encoded by the coding sequence ATGCACATCGCTCAGATCGCGCCGCCCTGGATTCCAGTACCGCCTCCAACCTACGGGGGCACGGAGTTAATGGTGGCGCTATTAAGCCGCGGTTTACTGGGATGCGGACAAGAGGTGCAGCTGTTCTGCTCGGGGGATTCCTTATTTCCCCTGCCCCATCACGGTCCTTATCCAGAAGCTTTCTGGCCTCCAGATAAATTTTCTGAAAATCTGCATCTTTCTTATTCCTGGGCCCATTTGCGGTCCGAGCCTCCTCAGGTGATTCATTCCCACCTGGAAAATGCCGCCGGCTTTTGGGCCGCGGGACCGCCTCCGGCCCCTCTGGCAATTACCCTTCACACGCCCCTGACCCCGGTCAAGCAAGATTATCTGCTGCATTTTCCCCAAGTCCACCTGGTGGCTGTCAGTAATTTTCAATATCGCCAACTTCTGGGACACCCCCGGCGGCATCTGATCCCGCACGGCCTAGACGTGGGTGACTATCCCTTTGAGGCGCAAAAACAGGATTTTCTTTTGTTTTTAGGCCGCATATATCCTGATAAAGGGTTGCACACCGCCATCCGACTGACCCAAGAGATCGGCGTGCGGCTGGTGATTGCCGGGCCGGTATTTGGTCCTGACCAGCCTTATTTTGACCAGGAGATCCGGCCCCGGGTGGATGGGGAGCAGATTATCTACCTGGGTCCGGCGAATTTTACCCAGAAGGTAGCCCTGCTGGGCCAGGCCCGCGGGTTGGTGCTGCCCCTGGAGGTGGATGAGGCCTTTGGACTAGTGCTGTTAGAGGCTATGGCTTGTGGCACTCCGGTTTTAGCCTATGATCGCGGCGCGGTTTCCGAAGTGGTAGCCCATGGCGAAACCGGCTTTGTAGTCCGGACCTATGGGGAATTACGGGACGGTTGCCGCCGATTAGCAGAATTAGACCCTTTCCGTTGTCGGGAACATGTGAGTCAAAAATTTTCTTTAGAACAAATGGTAGAGGCCTATCTATCCCTCTATGAACAGATGCAATGA
- a CDS encoding BCD family MFS transporter — MIISPLVLKLGMVRFATSLLVVMLANVLNRVLIVELQVSASVVTFSFAFQHLMTPVGLAAGYFSDTRAIWGWRRLPYIWGGMALALFVMPFFPLWGRALAVAPHSWVVLYQGVLLFSLFGVGTTVSATAINALLVDQIPEAERGAALTLVWIMTLAGFIVGSSLLQHLLPLYNPAYLDEVFGFVTFLALLITLWGTWGVEGQGGVTQPQPPSFPRLWPTLQLLAGNGQALIFFAFLWASVFFLAIQSFIITSYGGEVLELPVAETTRFGIYTSYGILIGMVGINLLMRRWQSLGDKTILAGGLILSSLAFGLLSLTSFWPELSLGIYSLWLLGLARGLFNVGISYLTMSLAPAACSGVFMGLWNLVSGLGLAGGEMAGGILRDQGVQRLGSVHWAYGLVFLLEGVGLLSCLALLIPLNRERYWQRYTFLVASRSNKPDNFTEFAKITKNPEHQR; from the coding sequence ATGATAATTTCTCCCCTGGTGCTGAAATTAGGGATGGTTCGTTTTGCCACCTCATTATTGGTGGTAATGTTAGCCAATGTCCTCAATCGGGTATTGATTGTTGAACTTCAGGTGTCGGCCTCTGTGGTTACCTTTAGTTTTGCCTTCCAGCACCTGATGACCCCCGTCGGCCTGGCAGCCGGTTATTTTTCTGATACCCGGGCGATCTGGGGTTGGCGGCGTCTGCCTTATATTTGGGGCGGGATGGCTTTGGCCCTGTTCGTCATGCCCTTTTTCCCACTCTGGGGCCGGGCCCTGGCGGTAGCGCCTCATAGTTGGGTGGTGCTGTACCAAGGGGTGCTGCTGTTTTCCCTATTTGGAGTCGGCACCACGGTGTCGGCCACGGCTATCAATGCCCTGCTGGTGGACCAGATCCCGGAAGCAGAACGTGGAGCGGCGCTTACCCTGGTGTGGATCATGACCCTGGCCGGGTTTATTGTCGGTTCATCCCTGTTGCAACATTTGTTGCCCCTGTATAACCCGGCCTATCTGGATGAGGTCTTTGGATTCGTCACCTTCCTGGCCCTGCTCATAACCCTCTGGGGAACCTGGGGAGTGGAAGGCCAGGGTGGGGTTACTCAACCCCAACCGCCGAGCTTTCCCCGACTATGGCCCACGCTGCAACTTTTGGCCGGCAATGGCCAGGCGCTGATTTTCTTTGCCTTCTTGTGGGCCTCAGTCTTTTTCCTGGCCATCCAAAGTTTTATAATAACCTCTTACGGCGGTGAGGTATTGGAGCTGCCGGTGGCCGAAACCACCAGATTCGGGATCTATACCTCCTATGGCATCCTCATCGGGATGGTGGGAATTAACCTGCTAATGCGTCGCTGGCAGAGCCTGGGAGATAAGACCATCCTGGCCGGCGGTCTGATCTTGAGCAGCTTGGCTTTTGGCCTGCTTAGCCTGACCTCTTTCTGGCCGGAGTTGAGTCTGGGGATCTATTCTTTGTGGCTGCTGGGGTTGGCCCGGGGGTTGTTTAACGTGGGCATTTCTTACCTGACCATGAGTCTGGCCCCGGCTGCTTGCAGCGGGGTTTTCATGGGTTTATGGAATCTGGTAAGCGGCCTTGGACTGGCAGGTGGGGAAATGGCCGGAGGGATTTTGAGAGACCAGGGTGTGCAGAGGTTGGGAAGTGTCCACTGGGCTTATGGCCTGGTTTTCCTGTTGGAAGGAGTCGGACTGCTGAGTTGTTTAGCCCTGTTAATTCCCTTAAATCGAGAAAGGTACTGGCAACGCTACACGTTTTTGGTTGCCAGCCGGTCTAATAAACCGGATAATTTTACCGAGTTTGCCAAAATCACCAAAAATCCTGAACATCAGCGGTGA
- a CDS encoding extracellular solute-binding protein gives MFRLLLIIILCFLGCKTPQAPGSRETITYTFDNQIQKLICHLAQEHQIPAYQDFDRRFKGLFVPENLLPYEPFVLALSTESKIPTVLLLDAPWVRRYAMAGWLYEMERTGVFSKDDLVPAVAEAFSVSVPEITGLSKAELMAVPISIKGNILFYRQDLLSRYHQEPPRDWAGLKAVCQKILPQEPSLKYGLIFHATNFINDFYPILWGFGGAILDGQGHLVLNRPEVLAAGIEALQEICKMSGTLAPSIRELKEFEAPQSLRQAFYRGEALFMINWNTRMQDLKEIIQQGDRPTPYSLTDLNQVGVAPIPCRAGHPHRYSNVGSFGWGINRFAITNHLIMATARQFINLVTNDRFQVLAAETLGQIPALQSALTQVKNKEVWQVYQATFALVDLVLRPRPQSRIVNNILEKYLLEALHGQSSPEAALTAASVELQGVVRKE, from the coding sequence ATGTTTCGGCTCCTCCTGATAATCATCCTTTGCTTCCTGGGTTGTAAAACTCCCCAAGCTCCTGGCTCGCGGGAGACGATCACTTATACCTTTGATAATCAGATCCAGAAATTGATCTGCCATCTGGCCCAAGAGCATCAGATTCCGGCTTATCAGGATTTTGATCGCCGCTTTAAAGGGCTGTTCGTGCCTGAAAATCTGCTCCCCTACGAGCCTTTTGTGCTGGCTCTGTCTACCGAAAGCAAGATTCCCACCGTGCTTTTATTGGATGCCCCCTGGGTTCGTCGTTACGCTATGGCCGGATGGCTTTATGAAATGGAGCGGACCGGGGTTTTTTCCAAAGACGACCTGGTCCCGGCCGTAGCTGAAGCCTTTTCGGTCTCAGTGCCCGAAATCACCGGCCTGTCGAAAGCGGAGTTGATGGCAGTTCCCATTTCCATAAAGGGCAATATTCTGTTTTACCGACAGGATCTGCTGAGTCGCTACCACCAGGAGCCCCCCCGAGACTGGGCCGGGCTAAAGGCCGTTTGCCAGAAAATTCTGCCGCAGGAACCATCGCTGAAATATGGGTTAATCTTCCATGCGACAAATTTTATCAATGATTTCTATCCGATCCTCTGGGGGTTTGGCGGTGCCATCCTGGACGGCCAGGGTCATTTGGTCCTCAATCGGCCTGAAGTCCTGGCTGCCGGCATCGAGGCCCTCCAGGAAATCTGTAAAATGTCAGGAACTCTGGCCCCCAGTATCAGGGAGTTAAAAGAATTTGAGGCTCCCCAAAGCCTGCGTCAGGCCTTTTATCGGGGTGAGGCGTTGTTCATGATTAACTGGAACACCCGCATGCAAGACCTGAAGGAGATTATCCAGCAAGGCGACAGGCCAACCCCTTACTCCTTAACCGATCTCAACCAGGTGGGAGTAGCCCCCATTCCTTGTCGCGCCGGTCATCCCCACCGTTATTCTAATGTCGGTTCCTTTGGCTGGGGCATCAATCGATTTGCCATCACCAATCACCTGATCATGGCCACCGCCAGGCAGTTTATTAACCTGGTGACCAATGACCGCTTTCAGGTGCTGGCGGCTGAGACCCTGGGTCAGATTCCAGCTCTGCAGAGTGCCTTGACGCAGGTCAAAAACAAAGAGGTCTGGCAAGTATACCAGGCGACCTTTGCCCTTGTCGATTTAGTGCTGCGTCCCCGGCCCCAGAGCCGGATAGTCAATAATATCTTGGAAAAATATCTGTTAGAGGCCCTGCATGGCCAGAGTTCTCCTGAGGCAGCTCTGACCGCCGCCAGCGTTGAACTTCAAGGGGTGGTGAGGAAAGAGTAA